A genomic segment from Rhodospirillum centenum SW encodes:
- a CDS encoding YnbE family lipoprotein: MTTDRPLRAATVLLLLAGACTPTVKVQAPDKPIEINLNIRVEQEVRVRIDRELDQVFRENPDLFGLPGEGTKK; the protein is encoded by the coding sequence ATGACGACCGACAGACCCTTGCGAGCGGCCACCGTGTTGCTCCTCCTGGCCGGCGCCTGCACCCCCACGGTGAAGGTGCAGGCGCCCGACAAACCCATCGAGATCAACCTGAACATCCGGGTCGAGCAGGAGGTCCGGGTCAGGATCGACCGTGAACTCGATCAGGTGTTCCGCGAGAACCCCGACCTGTTCGGTCTGCCCGGGGAGGGCACGAAGAAATGA
- a CDS encoding YdbL family protein has translation MKTILCIAARLLAVLVLAGPLLAGVPVMAQESLVAAKQAGLVGEKPDGLVGFVKDEVPADVRSMVDRVNAERRKQYAQVAQSTGQSLAQVQAVAGDRLVGATPSGQYVMNAAGRWTRK, from the coding sequence ATGAAGACCATTCTCTGCATCGCCGCCCGCCTGCTTGCCGTCCTGGTGCTGGCGGGTCCGCTTCTCGCCGGAGTGCCCGTCATGGCGCAGGAGAGCCTTGTCGCCGCCAAGCAGGCCGGTCTGGTCGGGGAGAAGCCCGACGGTCTGGTCGGCTTCGTCAAGGACGAGGTGCCGGCCGATGTCCGCAGCATGGTGGACCGGGTCAATGCCGAACGGCGCAAGCAGTACGCCCAGGTCGCCCAGAGCACCGGCCAGTCGCTGGCCCAGGTCCAGGCCGTCGCCGGAGACCGGCTGGTCGGCGCCACGCCCTCGGGCCAGTACGTGATGAACGCAGCCGGGCGCTGGACCCGGAAGTGA
- a CDS encoding iron-containing alcohol dehydrogenase produces MEPDVNALRADWSEPTRIRFGAGRVSELPAVCRALGITRPLVVTDPGLADLAILRRAVQSCETSGLLPGLFSHLRPNPTLDHAQAAAQAFRDGGHDGIIGFGGGTALEVAKVAALICGETAPPQAFAAAPGETPRVPGFGLLPPIVAVPTTGGSGAEARAYALITDPDGNRRRRRVLLHPGMLPACVIADPVLTTGLAPALTAATGMNALAHNLEAYCALGFDPAADGMAAEGVRLLRRHLADAVRDGNNLLARGMVLAAASLGGAATRKGLGAVQALTSPLIAVTEAHQGLVMAVITPYVLVHNRPAVEERITRLAACLGLDRPGFDSFLTCLLTLREELGIPHTLRDLGVTEERVADLVEEAANDPFARGNPVPLTAEAARSLYARALDGDLDGADRR; encoded by the coding sequence ATGGAACCCGACGTCAATGCCCTGCGGGCGGACTGGTCCGAGCCGACGCGGATACGGTTCGGTGCCGGCCGTGTCTCGGAACTGCCGGCGGTCTGCCGGGCGCTGGGCATCACCCGGCCGCTGGTGGTGACCGATCCGGGACTGGCCGATCTCGCCATCCTGCGCAGGGCGGTGCAGAGCTGCGAGACCAGCGGGCTGCTGCCCGGTCTGTTCTCCCATCTGCGGCCGAACCCGACCCTGGACCATGCCCAGGCGGCGGCCCAGGCCTTCCGTGACGGGGGCCATGACGGCATCATCGGTTTCGGCGGCGGCACCGCGCTGGAGGTGGCCAAGGTCGCCGCCCTGATCTGCGGGGAGACCGCCCCGCCCCAGGCCTTCGCCGCCGCCCCGGGCGAGACCCCGCGCGTCCCCGGCTTCGGACTCCTGCCGCCCATCGTCGCCGTGCCGACCACAGGGGGCAGCGGGGCGGAGGCGCGCGCTTATGCCCTGATCACCGATCCGGACGGCAACCGGCGACGGCGGCGCGTCCTGCTGCATCCGGGCATGCTGCCTGCCTGCGTCATTGCCGATCCTGTGCTGACCACCGGACTGGCGCCGGCACTGACCGCCGCAACCGGCATGAACGCCCTGGCCCACAATCTGGAAGCCTACTGCGCCCTGGGATTCGACCCGGCCGCGGACGGCATGGCGGCGGAAGGCGTGCGGCTGCTGCGCCGGCATCTGGCCGACGCCGTGCGCGACGGCAACAACCTGCTGGCCCGGGGAATGGTGCTGGCCGCCGCCTCGCTGGGCGGCGCGGCGACCCGCAAGGGGCTGGGAGCCGTGCAGGCCCTGACATCGCCCCTCATCGCCGTGACGGAGGCGCACCAGGGGCTGGTGATGGCGGTCATCACGCCCTACGTGCTGGTCCATAACCGCCCGGCGGTGGAGGAGCGGATCACCCGGCTGGCGGCCTGCCTGGGGCTGGACCGGCCGGGCTTCGACAGCTTCCTCACCTGCCTGCTGACCCTGCGCGAGGAGCTGGGCATCCCGCACACCCTGCGCGATCTGGGGGTGACGGAGGAGCGGGTCGCCGACCTGGTGGAGGAGGCCGCGAACGATCCCTTCGCCCGCGGCAATCCGGTACCGTTGACGGCGGAAGCGGCGCGCTCCCTCTACGCCCGTGCCCTGGACGGCGACCTGGACGGCGCCGACCGACGCTGA